One genomic region from Apodemus sylvaticus chromosome 1, mApoSyl1.1, whole genome shotgun sequence encodes:
- the Itprip gene encoding inositol 1,4,5-trisphosphate receptor-interacting protein, which translates to MAMGLFRVCLVVVTAIINHPLLFPRENATVPENEEEIIRKMQEHQEKLQMEQLRLEEEVSRLEAEEEEEEEALWQVEEEDQQEPEAHTTWDLWGTLCMIFFLIIEVWRQDHQGGAFPECLGGDEDEVSGLEGPPLRGLRLPNRATLDYFYESYIRSATGDVTRTREFVEGFVDDLLGALRSIYNRNSDMETEDFIGVGSMYENWHAERPLLCRLFVPFIPPEPYSFHTEFWCSSPSVPLEHQGYGQIKVTLADGNPLGCICDKTKLEDMVCLLHEENGGAWPSCADSGELEGLLCSRDSSYLDGMQVMKWFQTALTRAWHRISHKYEFDLTFGELDTPGSLKIKFRSGNSMPFILTPVIQCNDSDLYFTSQLPKEPCGGAAASSTDWILSFAVYERQFLQMTARTLPEGACHLSCLQIACFFLSKQTRQTGPSGLSDYHLKTALLHLLLSRQAADWKASQLDVRLQELFRFLERSLLEKKLHHFFVGNHKLSEAVGLPEAVRRAEPLNLFRPFVLQRTLYRNTVDSFYEMLKNAPMFISEYSPHVPSDRASSPLKAVAL; encoded by the coding sequence ATGGCCATGGGACTCTTCCGGGTCTGTCTGGTTGTGGTGACGGCCATCATTAACCACCCACTGCTGTTCCCTCGGGAGAACGCCACCGTTCCGGAGAACGAGGAGGAAATCATCCGCAAGATGCAGGAGCACCAGGAGAAGCTGCAGATGGAGCAGCTGCGCCTAGAGGAGGAGGTGTCTCGTCTGGAggccgaggaggaggaggaggaggaggctctgtggcaggtggaagaggaggaccagcaggagccagaggcccacaccacctgggacctctggggcACTCTCTGCATGATCTTCTTCCTGATCATCGAGGTATGGCGGCAGGACCACCAGGGGGGCGCCTTTCCGGAGTGTCTGGGCGGAGACGAGGATGAGGTGTCTGGACTAGAGGGCCCCCCACTGCGGGGCCTGCGCCTGCCCAACAGGGCCACCCTGGACTACTTCTATGAGAGCTATATCCGAAGCGCCACGGGGGATGTCACCCGCACCCGGGAGTTTGTGGAAGGTTTCGTGGATGACCTGCTGGGAGCCCTGAGGAGCATCTACAACCGGAACAGTGACATGGAGACAGAGGACTTCATCGGCGTGGGCAGCATGTATGAAAACTGGCACGCGGAGAGGCCACTGCTGTGCCGCCTGTTCGTACCCTTCATACCCCCAGAGCCCTATAGCTTCCACACGGAGTTCTGGTGCTCCAGCCCTTCAGTGCCGCTGGAGCATCAGGGCTATGGCCAGATCAAGGTGACCCTGGCTGACGGGAACCCTCTAGGTTGTATCTGCGACAAGACCAAGCTTGAGGACATGGTGTGTCTCCTCCACGAAGAGAATGGAGGGGCGTGGCCCAGCTGCGCCGATAGCGGCGAGTTGGAGGGCTTGCTGTGTTCCAGAGACTCCTCCTATCTAGATGGCATGCAGGTCATGAAGTGGTTCCAGACGGCCCTCACCAGAGCTTGGCACCGCATCTCCCACAAATACGAGTTTGACCTCACCTTTGGCGAGCTGGACACCCCAGGGTCCCTCAAAATCAAGTTCCGCTCAGGGAACTCCATGCCCTTCATCTTGACTCCCGTGATCCAGTGTAATGACTCAGACCTGTACTTCACGTCACAACTTCCCAAGGAGCCCTGCGGGGGAGCCGCAGCCTCTAGCACTGACTGGATCCTGTCCTTTGCTGTCTATGAGCGACAGTTCCTCCAGATGACAGCTAGGACTTTGCCAGAGGGTGCCTGCCACCTCAGCTGTTTGCAGATCGCCTGCTTCTTTCTCTCCAAGCAGACCCGTCAGACAGGCCCCAGTGGGCTGAGTGACTACCACCTAAAGACTGCTCTGCTGCATCTCCTGCTGTCCCGGCAGGCCGCTGACTGGAAGGCCAGCCAACTGGATGTGCGCCTGCAGGAGCTGTTCCGCTTCCTGGAGAGGAGCCTGCTGGAGAAGAAACTCCATCACTTCTTCGTGGGCAACCACAAGCTGTCTGAGGCGGTGGGTCTCCCAGAGGCTGTGCGCAGAGCCGAGCCTCTCAACCTCTTCCGGCCCTTCGTCCTGCAGCGGACCCTGTACCGTAACACAGTAGACTCCTTCTATGAAATGCTTAAGAACGCCCCAATGTTCATTAGCGAGTATTCCCCCCATGTCCCTTCAGACCGTGCCAGCTCACCACTGAAAGCTGTCGCCTTGTAG